A genomic segment from Nicotiana tabacum cultivar K326 chromosome 9, ASM71507v2, whole genome shotgun sequence encodes:
- the LOC107766298 gene encoding uncharacterized protein LOC107766298 has protein sequence MASFSGLGIGLSFVFGCILMGLVAELYYLLWVKKRIPKSESEDEYSSSSSYGTELFHLLCWKKPNSVNNVSSQELNSTLRNPEMNGQDQDLELGNSKDLLLKGYGEDSVESELMRLHNLCGPPRFLFTIKEETKEDLESEDGKSRGDRSRTCSRTRSLSDLILTPLSSPPIKGHNLDSYNCQGFNPLFESSTESELNRLRSSPPPKFKFLRDAEEKLIRRLIEEAEKRGLKNEVSFQDSAINKPFANEEKGSFISFLGKSKLREPLQQLQVHNSTSVKVIPLASSPSTYKPVDNESDMV, from the coding sequence ATGGCATCTTTTAGTGGTTTAGGAATTGGTTTGAGTTTTGTTTTTGGATGTATACTCATGGGACTAGTAGCAGAGTTGTATTACTTGTTATGGGTAAAGAAAAGAATCCCAAAGAGTGAATCAGAGGATGaatacagcagcagcagcagttatGGGACTGAACTTTTTCATCTTTTATGTTGGAAGAAGCCTAATTCAGTAAACAATGTAAGCAGTCAAGAACTAAACAGCACATTGAGAAATCCGGAAATGAATGGTCAAGATCAAGATTTGGAGTTAGGCAATAGCAAAGATTTGCTACTAAAAGGGTATGGTGAAGATAGTGTGGAGTCAGAATTAATGAGGTTACACAATCTTTGTGGACCTCCAAGATTTTTATTCACAATTAAagaggaaacaaaagaagatttgGAATCTGAAGATGGTAAATCAAGAGGTGATAGAAGTAGAACTTGTTCAAGAACTAGAAGTTTAAGTGACTTAATTCTTACTCCTTTGTCTTCACCTCCTATTAAAGGTCACAATCTTGATTCTTACAATTGCCAAGGATTCAATCCTCTCTTTGAATCTTCAACAGAATCTGAACTAAACAGATTAAGATCTTCTCCCCCTCCAAAATTTAAGTTCCTAAGAGATGCTGAGGAGAAACTTATAAGAAGATTGATTGAAGAAGCTGAGAAAAGGGGTCTTAAAAATGAGGTTTCTTTTCAAGATTCTGCAATTAATAAACCATTTGCTAATGAGGAGAAAGGgtcatttatttcttttcttgGTAAGAGCAAATTGAGGGAGCCACTTCAGCAATTACAAGTTCACAATTCTACTTCTGTAAAGGTAATTCCATTGGCTTCTTCACCTTCAACTTACAAGCCAGTTGATAATGAATCTGATATGGTTTAA